The following proteins come from a genomic window of Acinonyx jubatus isolate Ajub_Pintada_27869175 chromosome C1, VMU_Ajub_asm_v1.0, whole genome shotgun sequence:
- the LOC106978208 gene encoding small nuclear ribonucleoprotein G-like: protein MSKAHLPELKKFTDKKLPLKLNGGRRGQGILRGFHPFMNLVMDECVEMATSGQENNIGMVVIPGNRIILLEALERV, encoded by the coding sequence ATGAGCAAAGCTCACCTTCCTGAGTTGAAAAAATTTACGGACAAGAAATTACCATTGAAATTAAATGGTGGCAGACGTGGCCAAGGAATATTGCGGGGCTTCCATCCCTTTATGAATCTTGTGATGGATGAATGTGTGGAGATGGCAACTAGTGGGCAAGAGAACAATATTGGAATGGTGGTAATTCCAGGAAATCGTATCATCCTGTTAGAAGCCTTGGAACGAGTATAA